In Streptomyces sp. TS71-3, the following proteins share a genomic window:
- a CDS encoding DEAD/DEAH box helicase gives MAARDTAARTEGPAGRGPTALGRTGRGTTGRDPVDHGLALARLPAVFVPAPLPRDGHLAFWDPTGALDPHRSTHPGATPARLTVIRPGTPVRAESVPALTVPLAAALPLLAAARKTSGTHPATACWSAAALHALRLVARGRLLPGLTAEGHDAWRAGPLDAEDVAHLRAVAAALPPEGHAVPLPGGDPPAVPEPEALVRAFLDAVADTLPRTPAAPHVSGAPFAARQAQPLPRAGEWAAEVAAGMDVGVRVSLRLDLSVFSGYRVFDDGTRAGAQGAAAGPAARSAGAAIVQVHSLADPTLVVDAAALWEGDADPAFGPRTRVDTALAVRRAARVWPPLARLADQPVPDVLPLSEDELTELLGAATGRLAAAGVAVHWPRDLARDLTATAEVRPAPGSASDGPAFFESEDLLQFRWQLALGGEPLSEAEMDALAEAHRPIVRLRDSWVLVDPGLVRKARRRELGLLDPVDALAAALAGSVEVDGERIEAVPVGALAALRNRLTAGIEPAEPPPGLHARLREYQLRGLAWLDMMTSLGLGGCLADDMGLGKTVTLIALHLRRARPEPTLVVCPASLLGNWQREIERFAPGTPVRRFHGQGRSLAGLDAGFVLTTYGTMRSAAAELAEQPWGMVVADEAQHIKNPYSATARALRTIPAPARVALTGTPVENNLSELWSLLDWTTPGLLGPLKAFRSRHARAVEGSIAAGEDTGAAERLAKLVRPFLLRRKKSDPGIVPELPPKTETDHPVPLTREQGALYEAVVRESMALIEAAEGISRRGLVLKLLTSLKQICNHPAQYLKEPGGRLEGRSGKLALLDDLLDTLLAEEGSALVFTQYVGMARLLSAHLASRAVPAALLHGGTPVPERERLVDRFQSGATPVLILSLKAAGTGLNLTRAGHVVHYDRWWNPAVEEQATDRAYRIGQTQPVQVHRLITEGTVEDRIAGLLEAKRALADAVLGTGEASLTELTDRELADLVSLRRPS, from the coding sequence ATGGCCGCGCGAGACACCGCGGCACGGACGGAAGGCCCCGCGGGCCGGGGCCCCACGGCCCTGGGGCGCACGGGCAGGGGCACGACCGGCCGCGACCCCGTGGACCACGGGCTCGCCCTCGCCCGCCTCCCCGCCGTCTTCGTCCCCGCACCGCTTCCCCGGGACGGCCACCTCGCCTTCTGGGACCCCACAGGGGCCCTCGACCCCCACCGGAGCACGCACCCGGGCGCCACCCCCGCCCGGCTCACGGTGATCCGCCCCGGCACGCCCGTGCGCGCGGAGTCCGTCCCCGCCCTCACCGTCCCGCTGGCCGCCGCCCTCCCGCTGCTCGCCGCCGCCCGCAAGACCTCCGGCACCCATCCGGCCACCGCCTGCTGGTCCGCCGCCGCGCTGCACGCCCTGCGGCTCGTCGCGCGCGGCCGCCTGCTGCCGGGACTCACCGCCGAGGGCCACGACGCCTGGCGCGCCGGCCCGCTGGACGCCGAGGACGTCGCGCACCTCAGAGCCGTGGCCGCGGCCCTGCCTCCCGAGGGCCACGCCGTCCCCCTGCCGGGCGGCGACCCGCCTGCGGTGCCGGAGCCCGAGGCACTCGTCCGCGCGTTCCTGGACGCCGTCGCGGACACCCTGCCGCGCACGCCCGCCGCGCCCCACGTGTCGGGCGCGCCGTTCGCCGCGCGCCAGGCCCAGCCGCTGCCCCGGGCCGGCGAATGGGCGGCCGAGGTCGCCGCCGGCATGGACGTCGGGGTCCGGGTCTCGCTCCGCCTCGACCTCTCCGTGTTCTCGGGGTATCGCGTCTTCGACGACGGCACCCGGGCCGGTGCCCAGGGGGCCGCGGCCGGGCCCGCGGCGCGCAGCGCGGGAGCGGCGATCGTGCAGGTGCACAGCCTCGCCGACCCCACCCTCGTGGTCGACGCGGCGGCCCTGTGGGAGGGCGACGCCGACCCCGCCTTCGGCCCCCGCACCCGGGTCGACACAGCGCTCGCGGTGCGCCGCGCGGCCCGCGTCTGGCCGCCGCTCGCCCGGCTCGCCGACCAGCCGGTGCCGGACGTGCTGCCGCTGTCCGAGGACGAGCTGACGGAGCTCCTGGGGGCGGCCACCGGCCGGCTCGCGGCGGCCGGCGTCGCCGTGCACTGGCCCCGCGACCTCGCCCGGGACCTCACCGCCACCGCCGAGGTGCGGCCCGCGCCGGGCAGCGCCTCCGACGGGCCGGCGTTCTTCGAGAGCGAGGACCTCCTCCAGTTCCGCTGGCAGCTCGCCCTCGGCGGCGAGCCCCTCAGCGAGGCCGAGATGGACGCACTGGCCGAGGCGCACCGCCCGATCGTCCGGCTGCGGGACAGCTGGGTCCTCGTCGATCCCGGCCTCGTACGCAAGGCCCGCCGGCGCGAACTGGGCCTGCTCGACCCGGTGGACGCGCTCGCCGCGGCCCTCGCCGGCAGCGTCGAGGTGGACGGCGAGCGGATCGAGGCGGTGCCGGTGGGCGCGCTCGCGGCGCTCCGCAACCGGCTCACCGCCGGCATCGAGCCCGCCGAGCCGCCCCCGGGCCTGCACGCCCGCCTGCGCGAGTACCAGCTCCGCGGCCTCGCCTGGCTCGACATGATGACGTCCCTCGGCCTCGGCGGCTGCCTCGCCGACGACATGGGCCTCGGCAAGACGGTCACCCTCATCGCGCTCCATCTGCGGCGTGCCAGGCCCGAACCCACCCTCGTGGTCTGCCCCGCCTCGCTCCTCGGGAACTGGCAGCGGGAGATCGAGCGCTTCGCCCCGGGCACCCCGGTGCGCCGCTTCCACGGCCAGGGCCGCAGCCTGGCCGGCCTGGACGCCGGCTTCGTGCTCACCACGTACGGCACCATGCGCTCCGCCGCGGCCGAACTCGCCGAGCAGCCCTGGGGCATGGTCGTCGCGGACGAGGCCCAGCACATCAAGAACCCGTACTCGGCCACCGCGCGGGCCCTGCGCACCATCCCCGCCCCCGCCCGCGTCGCCCTCACCGGCACCCCCGTGGAGAACAACCTCTCCGAGCTGTGGTCCCTGCTCGACTGGACCACCCCCGGCCTGCTCGGCCCCCTGAAGGCGTTCCGCTCCCGGCACGCGCGTGCCGTCGAGGGGAGCATCGCGGCCGGTGAGGACACCGGGGCGGCCGAGCGACTGGCCAAGCTCGTGCGGCCCTTCCTGCTGCGCCGCAAGAAGTCCGACCCCGGCATCGTGCCCGAGCTGCCGCCGAAGACCGAGACCGACCACCCGGTGCCGCTCACCCGCGAGCAGGGCGCGCTCTACGAAGCCGTGGTGCGCGAGTCGATGGCACTCATCGAGGCCGCGGAGGGCATCAGCCGCCGGGGACTGGTCCTCAAGCTGCTCACCTCACTCAAGCAGATCTGCAACCACCCCGCGCAGTACCTCAAGGAGCCCGGCGGCCGGCTGGAGGGCCGGTCCGGCAAGCTGGCGCTGCTCGACGACCTCCTCGACACCCTCCTCGCCGAGGAGGGCTCGGCCCTGGTCTTCACCCAGTACGTCGGCATGGCCCGGCTGCTCTCCGCCCATCTCGCCTCCCGCGCCGTCCCCGCGGCGCTGCTGCACGGCGGCACGCCCGTACCGGAGCGGGAGCGGCTCGTCGACCGCTTCCAGAGCGGCGCCACACCCGTGCTGATCCTCTCCCTCAAGGCGGCCGGCACCGGCCTCAACCTCACCCGCGCCGGCCATGTCGTCCACTACGACCGCTGGTGGAATCCCGCGGTCGAGGAGCAGGC